In Brachypodium distachyon strain Bd21 chromosome 5, Brachypodium_distachyon_v3.0, whole genome shotgun sequence, the genomic window AGGTGGTCACGCAAAATCCATCTTCTTCGGTGGTTTAGAAGCGACAACGACAAGCTCCATTGAATCGTTATAAGGTTGGTCAATTTTTTTGACTGTCAACAAAAATTATCTCTATCTTTCCTACTCCCTCTGTATGGAAAAGGATGTCGCGCGGGTTATTTTGCGAAAACCCCCTCACGTTTTCTTCGACAAGCATCGCGGTCCTTgcattttctctctctccacaTCGTCTCCACTCCGCATCGCCTCCATCGCATCGTCTCCGTGCCTCGCCCGTCGCCCATGCCGCACCGCGCCGCACCGGTCCCCACGCCTCGCTCGtgcctgcgcctgcgccgcgctgctcctcgggCCTCCTCCCGTGATTCGGACGCCTTCTCCCGCGATTCGGCGCCGCGGCTTTGAGGGACGATCCGGGCGGCTGCTAAATATACCAGCGATTCGGGCGGCTCGGCGTACTCCGGCGGCTCAGCAACTGGGGGACCGGTGGCTCCTCCACCTTGGATTAGATTTGGAGAGCATGGGGACGAGTGATGGTGTGACGAGGTGGACGAAGCTTCCACCTTTTTCCTCCatggagggcggcggcgcggaatTGGGTGGCGACGCGGAAGTGTGTGGTTCGGCACCACCTTACTGCAAATTCCCCAATGAGTGAGTTTCAATAAGCTTAGTTTTGGACAGGAAATCTGAGAGCTTTGTTGAATCTGTCAGTGTTGTCTGAGAGCTTAGATGAGTACAGTACAGTAGATTGATGTCTTTCTATAGTTAATGGACTGCTTAATGTCTTTCTGTAGTTACTGGACTGCTTAATGGACTACATTGTGATTCAATTTTGTTACTCACACGGCACTGGAAGGTGAGTACAAATCAATTTGTGTACACTGGTGTGTTGTTGTGTGCATGGCTACTTAAACCACTCGCCGCTGCCAAATTGATATTTTCTGAACTTGGTTATCATTAGGATTTATGCACTGCTATCAAAGAGACAAACTTATTTTTCACTCTTACATCGTCACACATTCTAGGTTGGTTTTCTGTTTTCAGCAATAGTACAAGAGAGCATACAGGACAGGAATAATGAGTGCAGAGCTTATTTAGTCCCTAGTTATTTGTATGGCCATTTCTTAAAATATTTAGAATGTCCCCAGTCATTTGCTTAACGAGTTCAGAGCTTATTTTGGTGTAGAATGTGTGCCCTGTGATCACCTGTGCTTAAAATAGCCATTATTGTTGCACTTCAGAACCATACAATCTTCTACTGTCGGTGTATGTAGAACACTGAATTTATTTTCTGACAGAATACTACTGTTGGTGTGGAGGAGAACCAAGGTCAGCAGATAGCAAATGAGGAGAATCCCAAGTCCTGTGAGCATGAATCACAAGGAAGTGATGAAAATTAAACTGTCAGTAATACCTGCCATTCCTCTTATAGTCCTATCAAATTTCTTCTACTTTTCTGTTTAGACTGAATGAATTGTATGATCTCTCTCATGTATATGCAATGTATATCAAATAACTTGTAGCATGACTTGCTGCATAATAAAAAGGTCATATTAGTCTAGAAAGAATACAAGGTAGTGGCAGGCACCGCAAGTGCATGCCTGCATGTATGTATCAAGTTAAAGTCAGCACATGGATTCATTGGTTTGTATCGAGTAAATTTAGTTGATTAATTGTGCTCTATTTGGTGATGTGTACTAACTGTTTGGTTCTGTTTAGTCCTTAAACAGAGTAAGTTGTATACAGAGTAATGCTCTGTTTACACAAAGGATATAATTGTGCTCTGTTTACACTAATGATATAATTGTGCTCTGCTACCTAGGATATAATTGAGCCAAATTTTAAATAATTTGTCTGTCTGAATGTGATTAAAACCTGAACCTAATTTGCAAATTGTGTTTCAGGGTCTCTTGTATGGAGGAAATGACATTCTTTTCGAGTCATATAGATGATGAAGTATGGGCAAATGTCTTGTATGGAGGAAATGACATTCTGCAAGAGTTAACTGTAACATTGCCAGCATTTAGTCAGTATACAGGTAATGACAACTTCCTTGAGAAGCTATGTTGATTTCTCTACTGATCTGAACATTGGCTTACCAAGCTAAACATATTTTGACACCCCAAATTGAGAATATTGCGATGTCACATCTATACACATATGCTCTagttgaaacttgaaaataATGGTCTATGTGGAACAGCCtaaataatattttttggTGATGCAATATATGTCAGCCTACATAATGGTCTATgctttgttgttttttgtttctaaTTACCATCATGGACTGTACCAGGAAAACATATAGAATGATCTGTACCAGGAAAGCaacatctttctttcttgacaCAAGTACTCATATTTTTTCAATCATGCCACATTTCATAATAGGAACAAAACTTTGAGATTACACTTGTTtctttattaaaaaaaaatcatacacAAGTATACACAAGTACTATCATACACATGGTAATATCATTCTCTTCCTTTCTCTACCtcacattttctttctcaGCCTGTCCTTCTATAAGTGCTTTGGTTTTTGTTAGTAAATCAGCCGTGATAAATGGTAGCTTCCCTTCTGCGCGCTCCTTATGCTTGTGCGGGAGGTCATAGCCAATTCGTCCTTCCACTTTCATAGTCTCAGTCATACAGTACTGCAGTGTAATGAAGCTTCGAGCGAGCTTTTGGACATCGTAGTTATTGTATTCTTCCTCCACACCCTCTATTAGTTCTTTGATAGTTGTTGGTGCTCTGCCATCGGTGAGTGATTGGAGGGACCTGAAGAAGCACAGGTCGAGGACATTCATGTCCGGACTGTTTGGAGGCTGCTGTATCAGCTTAATGTCTAGATCAGTCTCGTCCACGACCCGTTGAAAAGCATCATCAGTAGGGAGGAGATGAGGTTTAGTGTTATCTTGTTGTATGAGGATTGTTCTTCCTACATCCTCATCTGGCCACCGATCCTGGATAGCTGGAATGACCTTTTTGCAAATGAACTCTCTCATGACATCACGTGTAACAGTCACTGATTTCACTTCAAGTGTCCCCCTATCTCTGTGTTTGGAGTTTTTTTAGCTGGCGTCTCTTCGACAAAGGCCCAGGTGCCTATCTTTCCATCAAATGTGACCTCTCCACCTTCACCAAATCTTGGCTTCGCCACAGCCGTCAAGAACATAACTTGCCAATGCTGTTCTTATTCTGCACTGTGCGCAATGGTCGTGGTTCACCAGGAAGAAGATAGTAGTTGTTGCTTATTTGGGTCATGTAGAACCACTTTTCATCGATGTGGACGACATTGTCCATTTTCTTGAAGAAAGGGCAAGGAGTTGCCAAGCCATCATCGTCAAGCATCGAGATGCAAAATTGTAGTCTCTTAATCTTGTTTGCGTCTGTCATCGAAGGCTTTAAATTACTTCTGTGTCGTTTCAAATCGCCCAGCATGAACCTTTGGTGTAAGGTTGAGTGGCACACACCCAATGATTTTGCTAGACTCCGAATGGTCTTTCTTTTGTTGAGTGGTATTGTGAGTACCCTTGGTAGATCCAGGTCTTTCTTTTTTCGGCCAACATTACCTTTCTTCTTATTTGATACGTCAACTTCTTCACCTCGTGCAATCTGTGCCAGGGCTTTGGCCCATATTCTCTCAACAGTCAGCACACTTGTATCCAGCAAGGCTGCAATTAGATACTTGTCCTGTGCTTGAATTTCTCCATCTCTAGTCCTGATTACCTCCAAAGCAAAGTAGACAGCATGCCTTTGCTCATTTGTCAATTCTGCTTTTGCATGTTCTTGAGCattagcttcttcttgagcATCCaaatcttgagcagcttcttcttgaacatccatatcttgagcagcttcttcttgagcAGCAGCTTCTGGAGCAATCTCATTCAAATCAAAAGGAGCAATTTCTTCTTGAGCAATCTGGACAACAACTTCTTCTTGAGCGGCTTCTTCTTGAGCAGCAGCTTCTTGAGCAATCTGAGCAACTTCTTGAGCAATCTCATTCAAATCAAAAGGAGAAACTTCTCGAGGAATTTGAGCAGCAACTTGAGCAGCAACTTTTTGAGGAATCTCAGCATTAGCTTCTCGAGGAATCCGAGGGAACTCAGCCTTGTAGGTGTTATGTAGTTTAGTGCACATTCCTGCAAAAGAGCGAGATTGGGGGCATGACATGGTTCCTTTTGAGAGCAAGAATACTCCGTACAACAACTTAATCGAGCATCATAGCTTACCGTGTACCATAGGTTCAGAGAAGATGTCCTTTTGGTGCATCCTGTCATATTTCCACATATCCAATGCTCTGTGGGGTAGCTTCTTCCTTTTGGAAACCAACTTACATAGTTTGTCGCCAGCAATTTGTTCCTTCATATAGCTGTGCAAAGAGAATGTTAATTTTATTCCTTGACATGATGAATTTGTCCTTGTAGGTCAGAGCTTATTGAAACTTACTCATTGGAGAGCACTGATAGAGCATCGAATTTCATCATTGGGAAGCTTGAGGTGGAGATGGTTCCTTAATCTGCAGTAAAAGTACCAAGGTGAGTCAATATTAGGAGTACAAGTATATGCATGTCAACAAGTAAAATAACTCTAGAGCATGTCAACTGTTTATGCATATGTGACTTCAAGACCATAAACACATTTTTTCAGCAGACACTAAAAGCATGTCAAGCAGGTTAGTGTTACCTTCTCCTTTGCTGAACTGAATTTGTTGTTAACAGTTCAGTTAACAAAAAGTTCAGAACTGTTTCAGAACTGTGCCCAGAACCTGCCCAGTATGCTGCTGGAGTTGGCAGCAACACTGCTAGTACTACGCCAAGGCAGTATACCACACTGAAGCTGCTATTTTTGATTGTTAATATTGATCTGAACATTGTAAACAGACACCCAgtccaaaataaaattcagTCAAAATTATAAACAGACATATACTCCTATTACCTGGATTTTCAATTTCTTGTTCTGGACTGTTAACTTTCTCCCCTAAATTATGACCTTCTTGTTACAGGTCCAACCACATGTCTGTTCTTCAGCGGGTTCAACTTCTGTTCAACTGAATTTACACAATTTCAACTGAATTTGCACTGCTCTGTTCTTCAGCAGGTTCAACAGGTTCAGGAGTAAGAGCAGCAGGTTCTAGCGCACCAGGTCGAGGAGAAGCAGTGGCGCATATGCGCGAGGAGCagcggagaagaggaggacgaGCGGC contains:
- the LOC100844041 gene encoding uncharacterized protein LOC100844041, producing the protein MMKFDALSVLSNDYMKEQIAGDKLCKLVSKRKKLPHRALDMWKYDRMHQKDIFSEPMVHGMCTKLHNTYKAEFPRIPREANAEIPQKVAAQVAAQIPREVSPFDLNEIAQEVAQIAQEAAAQEEAAQEEVVVQIAQEEIAPFDLNEIAPEAAAQEEAAQDMDVQEEAAQDLDAQEEANAQEHAKAELTNEQRHAVYFALEVIRTRDGEIQAQDKYLIAALLDTSVLTVERIWAKALAQIARGEEVDVSNKKKGNVGRKKKDLDLPRVLTIPLNKRKTIRSLAKSLGVCHSTLHQRFMLGDLKRHRSNLKPSMTDANKIKRLQFCISMLDDDGLATPCPFFKKMDNVVHIDEKWFYMTQISNNYYLLPGEPRPLRTVQNKNSIGKLCS